Within the Phaseolus vulgaris cultivar G19833 chromosome 9, P. vulgaris v2.0, whole genome shotgun sequence genome, the region GTGATGGGGCGTATAGCCCTAGGCACCACTGTCCAGAGAAAAATCTTAGGGTTATCATTTGTGCGGAAGAGGAGGGGGATCTGAGTGAAGAGAATGGTCATGATGAGAACGAAGAGAAGGGGTATCCAGAAATGGACCTATCCATTTTCTCTGCCGGAGGTTTAACACAGCCACACACCATGAAATTACAAGGCACCGTGAAGGGGAGAACCGCACTGGTGTTAATTGATAGTGGGGCCAGTCACAATTTTATTTCAACAGAGTTGGTAAGTCACTTGGGTTTAAATATCGAAGCAACACCAACTTATACAGTGAGGCTAGGGGATGGCCACAAAAAATTTGCAAGCAGTTGTTGCCCGGAGGTGGAAGTACAACTGGGAACCTATGGAATTAGGGAGAAATTTTTCGTATTTGAGCTAGGAGGGGTGGACATGATTTTAGGAGTGGCATGGTTGGCGACTCTGGGGAAGTGAAAATTAATTGGAAGACTTTGACCATGAGTTTCTGCAGGGGAGGAAAGCAAAGTGCACATCCGGGGAGAGCCCAAATTAGCTCGAATGTTGGTGACTCCAAAAGCtctaaagaaagagaaagaaattgaAGTGGTATCCCTTGTGTGGGTTATAGAAAATGCTGAATTTTCAGTCTTAGACCAGTCCAGAATTATCCAGAATTTTGTTGATTTAACAGGGTCACAAGCAGCAGAGTTGGAGAACGTCCTGAAGGAGTATGAAGGGGTTTTTGAAGAACCCAAACAGCTACCACCCAACAGAGAAATTGACCATAAGATTCCGATCAAAGCTGGAATGGATCCTATCAATGTTGGTTGAGTATGGTtggtctttaaataaagaccaaCAGGTTTTGGGAAGGGCAGTTTTTGAGTATTAGATTTTGACAACAGGAATAGTCTTGTGAGAAAGGGAGGTTGTTCCCTTTGAAGGCTTGTTTTCCTGTAACAGAGAACCACAATAAACAGAGGAATTTTCAGAGTTCTATCCCTATCTGTGTGTCTTGATTTCTTTTTACTGGGTTCCTAACAATCACACATTAGAATGTCCAGGGGGGGGGAAAATACATCACTACCCCAGTACCACTTGCTTCATCAATCTTGCCTCAACAAACATTTTACTAGATAATTCAAGCATAATAACCACCAGACTATTGATAGCACTAGAGGGAAGAAAAATTTAAGAGCTAccaaaaatttgaagaaaaatggTTCTGAAAAACAAGAGTAATACAAGATACTAACCAATCAGAATCATCCAATACAAGTTCAATCATATGGTAGGGAAGGCTATGATACAGCTCTCTGATTTGATTTCCATAAAGTTCCTTTATAAGTCTGACCTGCATGATATTTAAAAGAGAACAAAGATACGTGTTTTTTGTATCAGAATAATTTAGCCATAAAAGAACTTCTAAGCAAAGGTTTTTAATCATTGCAGAGATTtctcaaatttcaaataatgaTTGATAAATTTATGTATTGCACATACTTAGTAATGGTCCATGTTTAATCTTAATAGTACAAATAgtaaataaaactaatatagaaaataaaaataagccttctacttagaacacaattttCATGTACTATcaatttaaagattttttacattgtcatcaaattaaaatcaacCTAGATGACTTTTAAATTAAGTATTAAAAAAGTCAACAATCTCACTACATGACAAACCACTAATGAATGACAGTAAAAATATTTACACTATTAATGCATTCTAATTAAATTCTTCAAACATTATCGGACAGATCTCAAATTCTAACGCAAACCCAATATTTAACGCTAATGCAGACATTATTCAATCATAGTCCTCACACACAAGGGACAAAAGACAGGAAATTTTGTGCATTTCCAACTTCATGCGATTGGGACATTTGAATGGTTTAAATACTATTCAAGCATTTATTAGAACAATTTTGAATAAACATTTTGCATGCTGAGAAAGAATGTACAAACCACTAATGAATGACAGTAAAAATATTTACACTATTAATGCATTCTAATTAAATTCTTCAAACATTATGGGACAGATGTCAAATTCTAACGCAAACCCAATATTTAACACTAATGCAGACATTATTCAATCATAGTCCTCACACACAAGGGACAAAAGACAGGAAATTTTGTGCATTTCCAACTTCATGCAATTGGGACATTTGAATAGTTTAAATACTATTCAAGCATTTATTAGAACAATTTTGAATAAACATTTTGCATGCTGAGAAAGAATGTATTTCTGAATATTAACTTTTAGTTCTTCTATGTACAACTGAAAAGTCATTAAAGATTTCGCAAAAAAGAAAGTCAACTGAATATTTTAGCTTCAGCATTTTCTATTTAACTATTCGTTTGATGAATCAAAGGAAAGGTGTAAATCCTACAAGATACCGGATTTGATATATTTCACAATCAATGTTTTTAAATGGGATTGAAAAAAGTACTGCAACctgcaataaaaaaattcacaattttACAGAAAAAAACAAGGGTGAGAGGGGGGTCATCTCAAAAGTACACACCATATTGATCCAGGAGATAGTGATTGGCAAAACAGAACTAACAATGACGTGTCATTTAGCAACAGCATATAAAATAATACAAGTAAATATATTTCATCAAAGTCCAGTTTTTAGTGCAGTAAACCAAGTGTTGATAAAATGTTTCTGGACATGAATGTAAAATAGTCAGAAAGAACTTGCTTTGCATAATTGTATAACTGTAAACCTTTGAACCATAAATAACAACAAATTCATGTGGAttgtgaaaacaaaatattgGTATTCCAAAAAATAGACAAATCAAACTTTCTCATAATGATTACATACATGAACAATCTACCTGTTCCCGTCTATCCACAAAAGCCTGCAATAGATCTCCAACATGATCTATGAATTTCTGAAagcaaataaataaaacaattattagAATGACTTTACAGTGTAAAGGCAATATATATAAATGACTTTACCATTGCATTGGATGAAAGGAGATCATTTTCTATTTCACGTATTGGCAGGAAAAATGGAACTGTGTGTTCAAGGACAGTCATTTTTTCAAGAAATGACTTACTCTCCAGCACACAATGGTAAAAATCACAAGGTTCACCTGGCAATAAATGGACAGGCTTTATCACTTCTCATCATCAAGGAAAAGACAAAACGGAAGGAGGGGGCAAATAGAATAGATCCAGCCTCTATCTTCTTAATCTTATGAGCTAAATAATGTAGTAGTGCTTGTGAAAAGTTACTCGAGAAATTTGATTGCAAATTACCAGCATACGATGTCTCATACTGTACACCAATTCTTGCACCTTCCAAACAGCAAATTACCTGTTAACAAATACACAACCAAATTCCAATATTTAGAAAATCATGAGCTGCTTAAGTTAAGACACAAAATACCAACTAATCTAAGCACAATCTCAAACACTCAGGCAGaccaacaatttttattttagatggGGGAGATTAAGAAGTTATTAATGACAAAGGAAGATCAAGATATGACACAAGAAACATGAAAAAACGAAGAATGTAGCAAGGAAGCCAGTCACTCTGCACATCGCAAAGGAAACTAACTTGAAAAATCCATGATCACAGTACCAAAGAGGAGCCATAAATAACTTCCAGTCCCATAACAAGTTAATAGAGACACACATAAGAACGAAAGTGATCTGCTCCATCCACCCTCATCACATGATTGCAGAAATCAAAACTAGTAGTTTCTAAACAATAACTGCAATTCATAGAATAAAATACACCCCCAACTCCTCTTAAGCACTTTGATTTTCTCGTTCTCTCTCTTACCCAACTGAAATATACTTGACCCCGAACTTCAAATCTTTTACCTTGTCACTTGTgcctttttttcctttcttggGGTAAGGTCTAGAATCTTTGAAATCAATGCTAAAACTATTACAAGTATAACATTTTTTACTGAAAAACAAATCATTTGCAGTGAAAGGCAGGTGTAGCCATGTAATACTACCTTGTTTCCAAttttataagtaattttttCATGAGGACATGATAATATGTCAGCATCGCCATGCATTGCTTTTCTGTCTGACTCCATATGCACCTGACAGTATGCAAACAACGATAGTTAaactgaaaaaaataataataattacagaTACCACTGAGGTCAAATATCAGAacaaatgaaataaagaagGAAGCAATCAATAATTAATACCCGTTCTCTTATTGTAGCTAGTAGACCATCATTCCACGCATCCCCATCTAAACAAATCTCTACAAGAAAAAAACAGTGGTTAAGAGACACTTTCTGGACATCTGTACagaaaaaaatgaacaaaagaCGTTGGTCAGTATTTCAGATAATACAGAGTATATATTGGCAACTGAACAAAGAGTAACGTCTTAATAATCTTCCCTAGTTAAAATGCTTTAAATTATAGAATGTTTATTCTATTCAATCCCTCTTATTCCAAGGATAAATTGCCCTCATTTATTCTACATGATGTGCAAAAATCAACAGCAGTTagatcttttattttattaggaaTCAATTCAATACTTACTAGTATATAATATATTGAGAAATTTGGACATTTTAACAgtaatatttcaaataatagATAGCTAACACTAACATCAACTTATGTTTATGTTGGGTTGAGCCAAAGGCACTGAAAAATCTTATTGGCATTTACATTCAATGTTTATTGGTTACCTTGTTTCAACCCAATCCAGTCAGTGCTTTGTCCCCTCTGGCACACAGGCTTGCAATACAcacaatataatataaataactacATTTCCCCATATGATACAGCAAAAATATCACTTTGATCTTCCAAAGAAAGTTGGCATTAATTTAACTCCTCAATCAAGAAAATCAATGTCAAAGTTAACCTTTTGTGTACTGACAATGAAGCTTCCAATTTAAAGACTAAATTGAAGTCACAAATCACAATCTGATTGAGGGGTTAGATTGGTGCGGGGTTAGATTGGTGCTACTTTATAATAGAGGGACTTAATTAATGTCAAAGTTATGTGGAGGGCCAAATGATACCCTTTCTATAACTGAGTGGCTAAATTAATGTCAACATTTTAATAAGTAAATTGAAAAGGCAAAAAAAGGAACCACTGACAAAAGGTAAAGAATTATATCAGCTAGACTAGAGTGCAACAAAGGAAATAAATGTGGGGGGGAATTGAGACCAGGCAGACCCATATACTGTCTACTAcgaatttattaaaatattcatcTCCAAAGACCAAAGTCAAAGCTACCTTCAGTTTGAGAAGCTCGTGCAGCTTCAAACTCTTTCTGTAGACGCTCAAATATTATCTTGTCCGAATCCCTATGAACCCAATATTAAAAAGATTCAGTTACCACAGC harbors:
- the LOC137820951 gene encoding uncharacterized protein isoform X2, whose amino-acid sequence is MQDDDNRLEITRTRFGSLLKRHGDLTERLARDSDKIIFERLQKEFEAARASQTEEICLDGDAWNDGLLATIRERVHMESDRKAMHGDADILSCPHEKITYKIGNKVICCLEGARIGVQYETSYAGEPCDFYHCVLESKSFLEKMTVLEHTVPFFLPIREIENDLLSSNAMKFIDHVGDLLQAFVDRREQVRLIKELYGNQIRELYHSLPYHMIELVLDDSDCKVTVSLRYADLISVLPTRISVLGWPMFNKSTTTLNRKEDGLSGSHSTPIRLTYAEDALRTMALPEAYAEIVLNLPQALQQTYHQKAPA
- the LOC137820951 gene encoding uncharacterized protein isoform X1, whose protein sequence is MDQKVDLTAPHSVGTTVIGVTYNGGAVLGADSRTNTGVYGANRASDKITQLTDNVYVCRSGSNFMQDDDNRLEITRTRFGSLLKRHGDLTERLARDSDKIIFERLQKEFEAARASQTEEICLDGDAWNDGLLATIRERVHMESDRKAMHGDADILSCPHEKITYKIGNKVICCLEGARIGVQYETSYAGEPCDFYHCVLESKSFLEKMTVLEHTVPFFLPIREIENDLLSSNAMKFIDHVGDLLQAFVDRREQVRLIKELYGNQIRELYHSLPYHMIELVLDDSDCKVTVSLRYADLISVLPTRISVLGWPMFNKSTTTLNRKEDGLSGSHSTPIRLTYAEDALRTMALPEAYAEIVLNLPQALQQTYHQKAPA